Proteins encoded by one window of Paraburkholderia sabiae:
- the accB gene encoding acetyl-CoA carboxylase biotin carboxyl carrier protein codes for MPDDKSERTLLIKQVAELFDISGATDLEFQGGGFSLRLKRGGSTSPSVELSTTGARLIDATGKSSDAAKSVQPPIANKELHTIVSGMAGTFFRSPSPEKDPFVALGDTVSIGQTICLVEAMKMLNEIEADRQGIIVEILPDDGATIGAGAPLFVIEVGNV; via the coding sequence GTGCCTGACGATAAGTCTGAACGTACCCTACTCATTAAGCAGGTCGCCGAGTTGTTCGATATTTCGGGCGCTACTGATCTCGAATTCCAAGGTGGCGGTTTTAGCCTAAGACTTAAGCGCGGAGGAAGCACTTCGCCCAGTGTCGAACTATCGACTACGGGCGCGCGACTCATCGACGCTACGGGCAAGTCCAGCGATGCGGCGAAGTCGGTACAACCGCCGATCGCAAATAAGGAACTGCACACGATCGTCTCTGGGATGGCTGGTACGTTCTTTAGATCGCCAAGCCCGGAAAAAGATCCGTTTGTCGCATTGGGGGATACGGTCAGCATCGGCCAGACCATCTGCCTGGTTGAAGCGATGAAAATGCTGAACGAAATCGAGGCGGACCGGCAGGGGATCATCGTCGAAATACTGCCGGACGATGGAGCAACAATTGGTGCAGGAGCACCTCTTTTCGTTATCGAGGTGGGCAATGTTTGA
- the accC gene encoding acetyl-CoA carboxylase biotin carboxylase subunit yields the protein MFDSVMIANRGEIALRILRACRELGLKVIAAHSEADASLRHVQLADEKICIGPAAARGSYLNTTELLVAARLTGARAIHPGYGFLSENGDFAEAVENEGLVFIGPRAASIRRMGDKVQAKQAMREAGVPCVPGSDGALPDDDQEVIRIAQRVGYPLIIKAAGGGGGKGMRVVRNEGDLLASVSLTRQEADRAFRNAAVYMERFLEHPRHVEIQILADEHRNAVWLGERDCSLQRRHQKVIEESPAPGIPRQAIAEIGQRCVEACLHIGYRGAGTFEFLYENGEFAFIEMNTRVQVEHPVTELTCGVDIVVEQLRIAMGFPLSVCQDDVTFRGHAIECRINAENARTFMPSPGTVTAWLPPGGPGIRVDSHMYAGYEVPSHYDSLIAKVISFGDDREQAIARMKQALSEIVIDGVESNVPLHREVLELREVAAGGFTIHFLESWLSTRQTKGATQ from the coding sequence ATGTTTGACAGCGTAATGATTGCCAATCGCGGTGAGATTGCGCTTCGTATCCTTCGTGCGTGCCGTGAACTGGGGTTGAAGGTCATCGCTGCGCATTCCGAAGCGGATGCTTCCCTACGCCACGTGCAGCTAGCAGATGAAAAAATCTGTATCGGGCCGGCCGCCGCACGCGGAAGCTATTTGAACACTACAGAGCTTCTAGTCGCTGCAAGGCTCACCGGAGCCAGGGCGATACATCCCGGATACGGCTTCCTATCCGAAAACGGCGACTTTGCTGAAGCGGTGGAGAACGAGGGCTTGGTTTTCATCGGCCCAAGGGCTGCCTCTATTCGTCGCATGGGAGACAAGGTCCAAGCTAAACAAGCAATGAGAGAGGCAGGGGTTCCTTGTGTGCCGGGGTCCGACGGTGCGCTTCCTGACGATGACCAAGAGGTCATCCGTATTGCGCAGCGGGTCGGTTATCCACTGATCATCAAAGCAGCCGGCGGCGGTGGCGGTAAAGGCATGCGCGTTGTCCGGAACGAGGGCGACTTGCTCGCCTCGGTCTCGCTTACGAGGCAGGAAGCAGATCGCGCGTTCCGGAATGCAGCTGTATATATGGAGCGGTTCTTAGAACATCCGCGCCATGTGGAAATTCAAATTCTCGCCGATGAACACAGAAATGCCGTTTGGTTAGGTGAGCGGGACTGCTCACTTCAGCGCCGCCACCAAAAGGTGATCGAAGAATCTCCGGCACCAGGAATACCACGGCAGGCCATCGCAGAGATAGGGCAGAGGTGCGTTGAGGCATGTTTGCACATTGGTTACCGGGGAGCGGGCACTTTTGAGTTTCTTTATGAAAATGGCGAGTTTGCCTTCATCGAAATGAACACCCGCGTCCAGGTCGAGCATCCTGTGACCGAGCTTACGTGCGGTGTGGACATCGTTGTGGAACAGCTTCGAATAGCGATGGGATTTCCCTTATCGGTTTGCCAAGATGACGTAACGTTCCGTGGACATGCGATCGAGTGCCGAATCAATGCCGAGAACGCGCGGACGTTCATGCCGTCTCCCGGGACGGTCACGGCATGGCTTCCGCCTGGAGGCCCAGGAATTCGAGTCGACTCCCACATGTATGCGGGATACGAGGTGCCGTCGCACTACGACTCGCTGATCGCGAAAGTCATTTCCTTTGGGGATGATCGCGAGCAAGCGATCGCGCGGATGAAGCAGGCACTCAGTGAAATCGTAATTGACGGCGTGGAGTCCAACGTACCGCTTCACCGAGAGGTGCTAGAGCTGCGAGAAGTGGCTGCCGGTGGCTTCACCATCCACTTTCTTGAGAGTTGGCTTTCCACGCGTCAAACGAAGGGAGCCACGCAATGA
- a CDS encoding LysR substrate-binding domain-containing protein: protein MEARQIEAFRSAAIHGGFTRGAEALGITQPALTRAIGRLEASIGFALFERGHGPARLTAEGAAFLREVERRFVGVDQLRRIAQDIRNFGTGRLRIACMHVFANGVVPAALQRFKEAYPEVTVSLQIRPSATVYEWAAGGRCDVGIAGPKSGFLGVEEETFLAPAGVLAAPSEHRLARLKRPIHAKDLHEEAFLSLALEDSTRHVIDQMFADANVHPLVQVETQYAETLCALVARGLGVAIVNPILATQVKHLPIVMRRFEPHVPFESRLLWTATHARTRIAEAFVAYMREEAIRSVRELPYAEELLP from the coding sequence GTGGAAGCTAGACAGATTGAAGCGTTCCGGTCGGCCGCTATCCATGGCGGGTTTACGCGTGGGGCCGAAGCGCTCGGCATCACTCAGCCGGCTCTCACGAGGGCGATTGGACGACTTGAAGCCAGCATCGGCTTTGCGCTTTTCGAACGGGGTCATGGTCCGGCTCGCCTGACAGCCGAAGGAGCCGCTTTTCTGCGCGAAGTCGAGCGGAGATTTGTCGGCGTCGACCAACTGCGCCGCATCGCTCAAGACATAAGGAACTTTGGAACCGGTCGACTTCGCATCGCATGCATGCACGTATTCGCCAACGGTGTAGTACCGGCAGCTCTTCAGCGCTTCAAAGAAGCCTACCCAGAGGTGACCGTCTCCCTACAAATTCGACCTTCGGCGACGGTGTACGAATGGGCTGCCGGCGGCCGATGCGACGTCGGCATTGCCGGACCGAAAAGCGGCTTTCTCGGAGTCGAAGAAGAAACGTTCCTCGCGCCGGCAGGGGTACTAGCCGCACCATCGGAACACAGACTGGCACGCCTGAAGCGCCCGATCCATGCGAAAGACCTGCACGAGGAGGCGTTCCTCTCCTTGGCGTTAGAGGACAGCACCCGTCATGTCATCGACCAAATGTTTGCCGACGCGAACGTCCATCCCCTCGTGCAGGTCGAGACGCAGTACGCCGAAACGCTTTGCGCGCTTGTAGCGAGAGGGCTCGGCGTAGCCATAGTCAACCCAATCCTTGCGACACAGGTTAAGCATTTGCCTATCGTCATGCGGCGCTTCGAACCACATGTGCCGTTCGAGAGCCGCCTCCTGTGGACGGCTACCCACGCACGCACCAGAATCGCGGAGGCCTTCGTTGCATATATGCGTGAAGAAGCGATTCGCAGCGTCCGCGAGCTGCCATATGCCGAGGAGCTACTTCCTTAG
- a CDS encoding threonine synthase has protein sequence MRRWGPYLPYLDWPSLGEGGTPMIELRSPSLKRLWVKAEWMNPTGSHKDRMSPLAVARALEVNAGGIVCASSGNAGVSLACFASRAGLASRVFVTPSLPKPVQRALTTYGTEIVVVENSLERWRVMEKAVHEEGWFPLTNFHLPAVGSCAWGVEGYKTVAFELANDCRDGLDAVIVPTARGDIIWGIAAGFFSLAGQGHWKGKVPKLIAVEPFPRISKVLRNEALIGDEFPGSTKQASIAGTTATDQSLRAVVDTGGTAIAVSDESAAQAQRHLADQFGIYLELCAAAAYAAIPQLLADGHLVEADKVALIGTSAGYRDPIALDITTSRAKP, from the coding sequence ATGAGGCGTTGGGGGCCTTACCTCCCGTATCTCGACTGGCCGTCGCTTGGTGAGGGTGGGACGCCAATGATCGAACTACGGTCGCCGTCTCTGAAACGGCTCTGGGTCAAGGCTGAATGGATGAACCCGACGGGAAGCCATAAGGACCGTATGAGTCCTCTCGCCGTGGCGCGTGCACTTGAGGTGAACGCCGGCGGTATCGTTTGTGCAAGCTCGGGTAACGCTGGCGTATCGCTGGCGTGTTTCGCATCTCGCGCCGGGCTCGCTTCCCGGGTGTTCGTCACTCCTAGCCTCCCCAAGCCGGTTCAACGAGCGCTGACGACGTACGGAACCGAGATAGTCGTAGTCGAGAACAGCTTGGAGCGCTGGCGGGTCATGGAGAAGGCGGTACATGAGGAGGGATGGTTTCCGCTGACCAACTTCCACCTGCCAGCCGTCGGCAGTTGTGCCTGGGGGGTTGAAGGGTACAAGACCGTAGCGTTCGAGCTGGCGAACGACTGTCGGGACGGCTTGGACGCGGTCATTGTTCCGACTGCGAGGGGCGACATCATCTGGGGTATCGCTGCGGGCTTTTTTTCGTTGGCAGGCCAAGGCCATTGGAAAGGGAAGGTACCGAAGCTCATCGCCGTGGAACCTTTTCCACGGATTTCGAAGGTTCTCCGAAATGAGGCTTTGATCGGTGATGAATTTCCCGGGTCGACGAAGCAGGCATCGATAGCGGGCACAACAGCTACGGACCAATCCCTGCGGGCCGTGGTCGATACCGGCGGGACAGCGATAGCTGTGAGTGATGAATCGGCGGCGCAAGCGCAGCGCCACTTAGCCGACCAATTCGGCATCTACCTTGAACTCTGCGCGGCGGCCGCCTACGCGGCAATCCCTCAGCTCTTGGCGGATGGTCACCTTGTGGAAGCAGACAAGGTGGCGTTGATTGGTACAAGTGCTGGCTACCGTGATCCCATTGCATTGGACATCACAACTTCTCGAGCAAAACCATGA
- a CDS encoding ABC transporter ATP-binding protein — translation MDGAPIRIESLTKQYGSSKAVSGIDLDIHAGEFLSLLGPSGSGKTTLLMMLAGFEFPNEGSITLGGIDITRMAPNKRNIGMVFQRYALFPHMTVRQNIAYPLKMRKVPKAEIPDRVERALSMVQLSGYGDRMPSQLSGGQQQRVAVARALVFEPPVLLMDEPLSALDKKMRERMQIEIKQLQQRLGVTVVYVTHDQEEALTMSDRIAVMGNGCIQQVGTALELYERPATPFVADFIGKMNFIPSTCVAIDDDGVTARVSGNAVFKVPRHQVRSATLPSVGDRLDLAVRPERTQIRAGNVQASGIAGIVEAKAYVGAFQWLIVRLADGTVVHVQSQCGGAAGNIEERSAVDLTFHTAAVQAFRGD, via the coding sequence ATCGACGGAGCTCCAATACGAATCGAAAGTCTTACCAAGCAGTACGGTAGCTCAAAAGCAGTAAGCGGTATCGATCTAGATATTCACGCAGGAGAGTTTTTATCGCTTCTAGGGCCTTCCGGTTCCGGCAAGACTACGCTGCTTATGATGCTCGCAGGATTCGAGTTTCCGAATGAAGGAAGCATAACGTTGGGTGGGATTGACATTACACGGATGGCCCCCAATAAGCGAAATATCGGAATGGTATTTCAGCGATACGCGTTGTTTCCCCATATGACGGTACGGCAGAACATTGCATATCCCCTGAAGATGCGAAAAGTGCCAAAGGCGGAGATACCTGACAGAGTAGAGCGAGCCCTCTCGATGGTCCAGCTGAGCGGATACGGCGATCGCATGCCAAGCCAGTTATCCGGTGGGCAGCAACAGCGCGTTGCAGTCGCGCGGGCACTGGTCTTCGAGCCACCAGTGCTGCTAATGGATGAGCCGCTCAGCGCGCTCGACAAGAAGATGCGCGAACGGATGCAGATCGAGATCAAGCAACTCCAGCAGCGACTCGGCGTAACTGTCGTGTATGTGACGCATGATCAAGAAGAAGCCTTGACCATGTCCGATCGAATTGCAGTCATGGGGAACGGATGCATCCAGCAAGTAGGAACAGCGCTGGAGCTTTACGAGCGTCCCGCGACTCCGTTCGTTGCAGACTTCATCGGCAAGATGAATTTCATACCTTCTACATGCGTTGCGATCGACGATGATGGTGTTACGGCCCGCGTAAGTGGCAATGCGGTTTTCAAGGTGCCGCGACACCAGGTTCGGAGTGCCACGTTGCCATCGGTGGGCGACCGGTTGGATCTAGCCGTCCGCCCAGAGCGAACGCAGATTAGGGCCGGCAATGTGCAGGCATCGGGCATCGCTGGCATTGTAGAAGCGAAAGCCTATGTAGGGGCATTCCAGTGGCTCATAGTACGGCTTGCCGATGGAACTGTCGTGCATGTCCAGAGCCAATGCGGAGGCGCCGCAGGAAATATTGAGGAGCGAAGCGCGGTCGACCTTACCTTCCACACAGCGGCCGTTCAAGCCTTCCGGGGGGATTGA
- a CDS encoding ABC transporter permease — protein sequence MSTSAKQLGRSPQSRDNYGPLSSLLLLSPFLLLLLVAFVYPVGKLLLTSVFAPTFTVEHYEHVASGLYARVFLRTFLIALAVASIAVVLGYPVAWLLTRLKGTAAFLTTICILIPMWTSVLVRSYSWIVLLQRNGVVNDVLIGMGLVSEPLKLIYNQGAVIMAMVHVLLPYLILPVYGALKAIPPDLSRASSNLGASSARTFVGVTLPLSMPGVYAGSLIVFVLALGFYVTPALVGGPSTLLIATLIGQQVTQTFNWPFAAALSTLLLLATIAVTVVFRRFMSFSGKL from the coding sequence ATGTCTACGTCCGCGAAGCAACTCGGGCGTTCGCCGCAATCGCGCGACAACTACGGCCCCTTGTCCTCGTTGCTGCTCTTGTCGCCCTTCCTATTACTTTTGCTTGTGGCGTTCGTCTATCCTGTTGGGAAGTTGCTGTTGACCAGCGTCTTTGCCCCCACATTTACTGTCGAGCACTACGAGCACGTTGCATCAGGGCTTTATGCCCGCGTGTTTTTGCGAACCTTTCTTATAGCGCTTGCAGTAGCTAGCATAGCCGTTGTCTTGGGTTACCCTGTCGCCTGGCTTCTGACGCGTCTTAAGGGTACAGCGGCTTTTCTTACGACCATCTGCATTCTCATCCCCATGTGGACGAGCGTCTTGGTCAGATCGTATTCTTGGATCGTACTTCTCCAACGGAACGGGGTTGTCAACGACGTGCTGATTGGCATGGGGCTTGTAAGCGAGCCTCTTAAGCTGATTTACAACCAAGGCGCCGTGATTATGGCAATGGTTCACGTTTTGCTACCGTACCTGATATTGCCCGTCTATGGCGCATTGAAGGCCATCCCGCCTGACCTGTCTAGAGCGTCTTCGAACCTTGGAGCAAGTTCCGCTCGAACCTTTGTAGGGGTGACTCTGCCACTCAGCATGCCCGGCGTCTACGCAGGGTCGCTCATCGTATTTGTGTTGGCGCTCGGTTTCTACGTGACCCCAGCGTTGGTTGGGGGACCGAGCACACTGTTGATTGCTACGCTCATTGGTCAACAAGTCACACAGACGTTCAACTGGCCGTTCGCCGCAGCGTTGTCAACTCTTCTACTGTTGGCAACTATCGCTGTCACGGTGGTCTTCAGACGGTTCATGTCGTTTTCCGGGAAGCTGTGA
- a CDS encoding ABC transporter permease produces the protein MNTINVSASQVVNSKSPSSVGTLALVGFALLVLLFLIGPILIILVMSVGDASYIQFPPHVLSLKWYVQYLADADWMSATLFSLKVACATTVSSTVIGTMAAMALVRGIFPGKAAIQAIALSPLVVPHIVIAIALYLFFAPVGLVGSFGGFLIAHTVLAVPYVVITVSAALKSFDPILERAALNCGATRLNAFFSIVLPDIVPGVAAGAVFAFLASFDEATVAFFISDTGGKTITRKFFEDIDYNLTPIIAAVATMTIVLSLALMTGIRTLERRASAKSGKVNL, from the coding sequence ATGAATACGATCAATGTGTCAGCTAGCCAAGTCGTAAACAGCAAATCTCCGTCGTCTGTTGGGACTTTAGCCTTGGTAGGGTTTGCGCTACTGGTGCTCCTCTTTCTGATCGGGCCGATCTTAATCATTTTGGTGATGTCGGTCGGAGATGCCTCCTATATCCAGTTTCCACCGCACGTCCTGTCACTAAAATGGTATGTGCAATATCTTGCGGACGCGGATTGGATGTCGGCAACTTTGTTCAGCCTCAAAGTGGCTTGTGCCACGACGGTCTCCTCGACGGTGATCGGCACCATGGCGGCCATGGCGCTTGTAAGAGGTATCTTCCCTGGTAAAGCGGCAATTCAGGCTATTGCTTTGAGTCCGCTCGTCGTGCCGCACATCGTGATTGCGATTGCGTTGTATCTCTTCTTCGCACCTGTCGGACTGGTTGGTAGTTTTGGCGGCTTTCTTATCGCGCATACGGTCCTCGCCGTTCCGTACGTCGTAATCACCGTGTCAGCGGCACTGAAGAGTTTCGATCCTATTCTTGAGAGGGCAGCCCTGAATTGCGGCGCGACGCGACTCAATGCGTTCTTTTCGATCGTCCTTCCCGACATTGTGCCCGGCGTCGCCGCCGGAGCTGTGTTTGCATTTCTCGCGTCGTTTGATGAGGCGACCGTCGCATTCTTCATCTCTGATACGGGAGGGAAAACGATCACTCGGAAGTTTTTTGAAGACATCGATTACAACCTCACGCCAATTATTGCAGCGGTGGCAACGATGACGATCGTTCTGTCGCTAGCTCTCATGACGGGTATCCGCACCCTGGAACGAAGGGCAAGCGCCAAATCGGGAAAAGTGAACCTTTAG
- a CDS encoding extracellular solute-binding protein → MNKLIRFLTIGGFVLCQATTSRAEETITVASPGGAYQQSLRNNVFDPFTRATGIQVNVVTAEAQEQIARLRAMAQTGSVNWDLIILGDIEAHADRVKAITEDMTGFCQKLGGKSLMPAGCDRAGVNLDYGVTYLVYNGDKFPKGGPTNWKEFWDTTAFPGGRALPDFGDPWRVMAVALVADGVPLNHLFPLDIKRALHKLDQVRPQVSMWWRTGDQSIQGYRSGQYFTGMMWRTRASVLEKEGRKVESSYDGAIIIADRAMIPKGAPHKAAAEKLLEYFASTPSAQAKHCENLDCVPASDVAMKMMPPDAQKRLPTPEEIKSKFIVPNPDWINANRDSLLESWNTWIQQ, encoded by the coding sequence ATGAACAAGCTCATACGCTTTCTGACAATTGGCGGGTTCGTACTCTGCCAGGCAACGACGAGTCGCGCCGAGGAAACCATTACTGTCGCGAGCCCCGGAGGCGCATATCAACAAAGCCTGCGTAACAACGTTTTTGACCCATTCACAAGAGCGACTGGAATACAGGTAAATGTCGTCACTGCGGAAGCTCAGGAACAAATCGCGAGATTGCGCGCGATGGCTCAAACAGGGTCGGTCAATTGGGATCTCATCATCCTGGGAGACATCGAGGCTCATGCAGATCGGGTCAAAGCAATCACTGAGGACATGACCGGATTCTGCCAGAAGCTAGGTGGGAAAAGCCTTATGCCCGCAGGCTGCGACCGAGCGGGCGTCAATCTCGACTATGGTGTGACTTACCTGGTCTACAACGGCGACAAATTTCCAAAAGGCGGGCCGACGAACTGGAAGGAGTTCTGGGACACGACGGCTTTCCCTGGCGGGAGGGCGCTGCCGGATTTCGGTGATCCCTGGCGAGTTATGGCGGTCGCGCTAGTGGCAGATGGTGTACCTCTGAATCACCTGTTTCCTTTGGACATAAAAAGGGCTTTACACAAGCTAGATCAAGTAAGGCCGCAAGTCTCGATGTGGTGGAGGACGGGCGACCAGAGTATTCAAGGATACCGAAGCGGGCAATATTTCACAGGGATGATGTGGAGAACGCGTGCAAGCGTACTTGAGAAAGAGGGGCGGAAAGTTGAATCGTCCTATGACGGAGCAATCATCATCGCGGATCGAGCGATGATCCCGAAGGGTGCTCCGCACAAGGCGGCGGCGGAAAAGCTTTTGGAATATTTCGCTAGCACCCCCTCGGCGCAGGCCAAACATTGCGAGAACCTCGACTGCGTGCCTGCAAGCGACGTGGCAATGAAGATGATGCCGCCTGACGCGCAGAAGCGTCTCCCGACGCCTGAAGAAATCAAAAGCAAGTTCATTGTCCCAAATCCAGACTGGATCAACGCAAACCGCGACAGCTTACTTGAAAGCTGGAACACTTGGATACAGCAGTAG
- a CDS encoding putative hydro-lyase: MLREQLSNATGKQVRKAIREREWTRTTHGLARSYVQANLAIVPEQYAFDFLRFCQRNPKPCPLLEVSDPGNPEMPITAPGSDIRTDLPGYRVYRNGALIEEVPRIEHLWRKDHVSFILGCSLSFDEILTDEGIAQQHLKEENGRIAVYKTNIECQPAGVFKGPMVVGMRPIARKDVARAIEITSHYPLAHGGPVHVGDGRDIGINDATKVDWGRYTPPSEDEIEVYWACGVTPQAIAMASGIPEMITHSAGHMFVTDIKLSAIRT, translated from the coding sequence ATGTTGCGCGAACAACTCAGCAATGCCACTGGAAAGCAAGTGCGAAAAGCAATCCGTGAACGCGAATGGACGCGTACGACACACGGACTAGCGCGGAGCTACGTTCAGGCCAACTTGGCGATCGTGCCCGAGCAATACGCCTTCGATTTCCTGCGGTTTTGCCAACGGAATCCGAAACCATGCCCGCTGCTCGAGGTGAGTGATCCAGGCAACCCGGAGATGCCGATCACTGCGCCCGGAAGCGACATCCGGACAGATCTGCCCGGGTATCGGGTCTACCGCAATGGAGCGCTTATCGAGGAAGTCCCGCGGATTGAACACCTGTGGAGAAAGGATCATGTTAGCTTCATTCTCGGTTGCAGCTTGTCTTTTGACGAGATTCTGACCGATGAAGGCATTGCTCAACAGCATCTCAAAGAGGAAAACGGAAGGATCGCAGTGTACAAGACGAACATTGAGTGTCAGCCGGCGGGTGTTTTCAAGGGTCCCATGGTTGTGGGCATGCGTCCCATAGCCCGAAAAGATGTGGCCCGCGCAATAGAGATCACGTCGCACTATCCGCTAGCTCATGGTGGGCCTGTCCATGTGGGTGACGGCCGTGATATCGGAATCAACGACGCAACGAAAGTTGATTGGGGCCGCTACACTCCGCCGTCTGAAGACGAGATTGAAGTCTACTGGGCCTGCGGTGTCACCCCACAGGCGATAGCAATGGCATCAGGAATTCCTGAAATGATCACGCATTCTGCTGGGCACATGTTTGTGACAGATATCAAGCTGAGCGCTATCCGAACTTAG
- a CDS encoding M24 family metallopeptidase, with amino-acid sequence MLLNIERLNEMMARNGLDAIVATLPENVTYSSGYWALSQWVRRGPQSYVLIPAAGRGEPSIIAATSLVDQLADQDDVWISKVYRYGFFNVDRTEGVELSALDQRQLDLYSLPDHGTAINALCAAINDCGLGDSVIGIDELGLLPGNFDEIQVRLPNAKVKPALEVFRTVRAVKTPEEVNRLRRAAQIAEQSIASALEIAKPGATERELGLAFHRRTASEGGYPVLGCIGSGPRSAMPNVEPGDRKLQYGDVIRFDVGGRYRHYRADIARIAVLGEPSKQIRQYHHALHIGVLTALEMIRPGVKASAVFDAAVKAVQREGIPHYKRSHVGHGIGIDGYDVPNLTASNDILIEEGMTLCVETPYYELGSWGLQVEDMIVVRRDGVESLMSTNGALTILEP; translated from the coding sequence ATGTTGCTGAACATCGAAAGACTCAATGAAATGATGGCGCGCAATGGGCTCGATGCCATCGTCGCAACTTTGCCCGAGAACGTAACCTACTCGAGCGGCTATTGGGCGCTCTCCCAATGGGTCCGTCGCGGTCCGCAGTCTTACGTCCTCATTCCCGCCGCAGGGCGCGGAGAACCCTCGATTATCGCCGCAACGAGCCTGGTTGATCAGCTGGCGGACCAAGACGATGTTTGGATCTCGAAAGTTTATCGATATGGTTTCTTCAATGTCGATCGGACCGAGGGCGTGGAGCTCAGTGCGCTTGATCAACGTCAATTGGACCTCTACAGTCTCCCCGATCACGGTACAGCGATCAATGCGCTGTGCGCGGCAATCAATGACTGTGGACTCGGCGACTCAGTCATCGGCATCGATGAGCTGGGGCTTCTTCCGGGGAACTTTGACGAAATACAGGTACGCTTACCGAACGCAAAGGTGAAGCCAGCGCTTGAGGTCTTTCGAACCGTCCGTGCAGTGAAGACGCCGGAGGAAGTGAACCGGCTCAGGCGTGCAGCCCAGATTGCGGAACAGTCGATTGCCTCCGCCCTCGAGATCGCAAAGCCTGGTGCCACAGAACGGGAGCTGGGGCTTGCATTTCATCGTCGTACGGCAAGCGAAGGTGGCTATCCTGTTCTCGGGTGTATCGGCTCCGGTCCGCGATCTGCGATGCCTAACGTGGAGCCCGGCGACCGGAAGCTCCAGTATGGAGATGTGATTCGGTTTGACGTGGGGGGTAGATACCGACACTATCGAGCAGATATAGCGCGTATCGCAGTCCTTGGAGAGCCGAGTAAGCAAATCCGTCAATACCACCATGCCCTCCACATCGGCGTCCTGACGGCACTGGAAATGATTCGCCCCGGCGTTAAGGCGTCGGCCGTTTTTGATGCCGCTGTCAAAGCAGTCCAGCGGGAGGGTATTCCGCATTACAAACGCAGCCACGTCGGACACGGTATCGGAATCGACGGCTATGACGTCCCGAACCTAACGGCATCGAACGATATCCTCATTGAGGAGGGCATGACGCTTTGTGTGGAGACACCATACTACGAACTCGGTAGTTGGGGGCTGCAAGTCGAGGATATGATCGTCGTTCGACGCGATGGCGTAGAGTCTCTTATGTCCACGAACGGCGCACTGACCATCCTCGAGCCTTAA